AACAGGTGGACGTGCTCATCCGGCGCATCGAGGCGACCCTCGGCCGGGGGACGCTTGCGGGCCCCGCGGTCACGGCCGACGAGATCCGCATGTCGCGCTTCGGGGTCCGCCTCGGCGGCTACCACGAACTGGCGGTGGACTTCGCCTTGGAGGCGTTCGTCGTCGCGATAGAGACGAGGGCGTCCGAGCCCGTTCCCCCGCCGAATCCCGGACAGGACGACGACGCTCCGACCCTGCCGGGCCTCGGTGAGACCGGCGACGTGGCCGGTGCCATGACCGCCGCCTGGCTGGAGTCCGAGGCCTCGCGCGTGGAACGGGTCTCTTTCCGGCCCGGCCGTCTCGGCTCCGGCTACGACGAGGACGAGGTGGACGCCTTCCTCGACCGCGTGGTCGCCACCCTCCGCGGCACGACCGAGCACCCCTTGACCGCCGGCCAGATCCGTGAGGCGACCTTCTCGACCGTCATGTTCAGGCCTGGCTACTCGGTGCCGCAGGTCGACGCCTTCCTCGCGGAGATCGCCACGGTGGTGGACCGCCGAGGTC
The window above is part of the Sphaerisporangium rubeum genome. Proteins encoded here:
- a CDS encoding DivIVA domain-containing protein, with translation MNRFPRVSGLRNGYDPEQVDVLIRRIEATLGRGTLAGPAVTADEIRMSRFGVRLGGYHELAVDFALEAFVVAIETRASEPVPPPNPGQDDDAPTLPGLGETGDVAGAMTAAWLESEASRVERVSFRPGRLGSGYDEDEVDAFLDRVVATLRGTTEHPLTAGQIREATFSTVMFRPGYSVPQVDAFLAEIATVVDRRGQRVPQL